In Ammospiza nelsoni isolate bAmmNel1 chromosome 34, bAmmNel1.pri, whole genome shotgun sequence, the genomic window ggctgtccaTGGGAATGGGGTGTCCAAGTTtccctggcacctgtggggctgtgggcaaAGCAGTccatgggaaagggaaatgagCTGAGCCCCCTCCCTGAGATCCCAtcatgggcacagccagggatctccttgctgtgcccttccaagctctgagctgccctTCTGGGTgcaaatctgtgccagagcctctggAATTTCCCTGAATGTCCCAcggggaagggcagagctgccagagctgaggaaataCTGCTGGGTTTGTCCAGGGAGCCGTGAGTGTCCTTGGCACAAGGGGGTGCTGAGACCTTGCCCAGAGACCTTGAGAGAGGGTGAGACATTCAGGGATCCTCTGATCTGGGCAGGTCTGGTTTATCCCAGGGTGACCCAGGAGTGTGATTGTGCTCTGATTGCAGCTTAAGGTGcaaagccagggcagctgggaacaagcccatccagcccctCACCCACAGCCACAGGGAATCCTTTGCCTCTCTCATCTCGCAGTGGCAAACTCAgagtgcagcagaaatgctggggATTTCTGACTCAGAGAGCCAGGAAAGATGTGTGGGTAGGAAAATAATTCCTAAAACCAGCTCCTGCCATCTATGTCCTATAGAAGTAGGAGTGCAGATGCTACCAAGCCTGTCAATATTAGGAGTGATTCCCCTAACTAATCCTGAATATCCAGCCTTATCCCTCTGCCACATGGCCACaaacccagggcagcagggcagagatggCTCCTCAAGAGCCCCCATGCACAcgcctggctgctcctggcacactcAGCCAGCACAACTGGAGCCCAGGAAGGGACCTGGGTGAACgatttcccagagcaggaacaggggTGGGTGAGTCCGAGTGGGACAGTCTGCAGGAAATGGCCCAGCTTTGGCTCAAAGCAGCCTCTCCTGACTTATCCCTGTCCTTTCTCCATGAACAGGTCCCAAagtgcagccccagcaaatgtccaacagcagctccatcaggcacttcctcctgctggcattggcagacacacggcagctgcagctcctgcacttctgcctcttgctgggcatctccctggctgccctcctggccaacggcctcatcatcagcgccatagcctgcggccaccacctgcacacgcccatgttcttcttcctgctcaacctggccctcagcgacctgggctccatctgcaccactgtccccaaagccatgcacaattccctctgggacaccagggacatctcatactcaggatgtgctgcacagctctttttctttatgttcttcATTGGAGCAGAATATTTcctcctgaccatcatgtgctacgaccgctacgtgtccatctgcaaacccctgcactacgggaccctcctgggcagcagagcttgtgcccacatggcagcagctgcctgggccagtgcctttctcaatgctctgctgcacacagccaatacattttccctgcccctgtgccatggaaatgtcctgggccagttcttctgtgaaatcccacacatcctcaagctctcctgctcacaaTCCTGCCTCAGGGAACTTGGTCTTCTTGCTGTTACTGTCTTTTTGGTATTtggctgttttgtgttcattgttttctcctatgtgcagatcttcagggctgtgctgaggatcccctctgagcagggacggcacaaagccttttccacctgcctccctcacctggctgtggtctcCCTCTTTGTCAGCACTGGCATTTTTGCCTCcctgaagcccccctccatgtcctccccatccctaGATGTGGCAGTGACACTTCTGTActcggtggtgcctccagccctgaaccctctcatctacagcctgaggaaccaggagctcaaggctgcagtgtggagactGATGACTAGACAATGTAAGAAACATTAAACTGCTGGAcagtttctaaaaataatttgtaataaAAGTTGTCTTTGATACTTCTTGTTGGTTTCATTTCGGaccttttttttggttgtttacCTTTTTTAATGTTGTTCCTAAATGAAAGCAATCAATTTTGCCAtatctcattttgtttctccacATGTCCACTGTGACCTGTAGACCTGTCCTCCTCCTGTCAGCGAGGAGCTGTGCTCTTGATacctttaaatgaaaaaaaggatttctttcATATGAAGCTGTCAAGAACATAGCTCCTCACTGCCACAGTCCAGCAAAGTTTTCCCTGGAGATCccccttttgttgccttctctgcacagtgcagcaatgtctgtgtgcagagctgggggcagatcagggctggcccagcagctgtgcccagcagcagcagcacttggtgttgccagtgctgctgccctggccctgccccgctgccctggtggccctggtgttgctgcagggcctgagtgctctcagggccaggcacagccctgggggtggcagtgccggggctgcagcagggacaggccatgggcactgctggggcagcgctgacgcctcagcccagggcctgggggctccaggctccttgcccaggctctctcaagaacacacccaggccaatgctcagcacagaaaagccccgtgagcagccccaggctggccttgggcaggctgggggcaaagagcatggctggggctctgcaagggccctgggggagacaggaaggagcagcagagcaggggctgatccatccccagtgtgctgcacagcccaggacagcgtcccagagcgtcctcatggagctgccaacaacattccccctctgcagccctggcctctcccccagctcacacaggtgccccatccttgcaggcacacacacggcagcactggctcagcagcccctgtttgcattgcacagagcaggggaagaacccccatgcttttgctgtggaacatgaacctgagggagcacaaatgccatcagcccctggggccagcaagggctgggggacaccagggaaaccactcagctttgtcctggcctctgcagtcagccagaaagtttgttcctatcagctgggagtttcctgtgacactgcagacgctgttgctcagagccagggctgcctggcagccacctcCAAACTGCCCTCAGCATTTCATTgccttcacctttgctttctttactcttcctACTACAAATCTCTTCCTATAACACAGCCTtgttccctgccctgcaaacagccaatccctgtttgccctttcctctctggccccactccccattgcagttcctgacttggcaccatgggaacatcccttgggcagcaggatcatcctacaagtgctgcaggaattgtctgcaggctcctgcagtgcctggtgctgctcccttgccagcggcactccaggccaggggggcacatccgggctgctgtgtctggctctggggctccctgttctgggcagtgaggaggagctgcagaggctctgcaggactgacaggatgggctttggggctggcaggagaagctgagggacctgggctgctggagcttctgaagaggaggcccaggacTCATCCTGCAACTGCTGCAAGGGTGGTtccagagaatcccagaatcagcaaggttGGATAAGACCTTGGAGATCCTCAAGTCCAcgctgtgccctgacactgccttgtGTCCTCTGatcctcctcttcttcaggaTAAACAACCACAGCTCCATCAGCTACTCCTCACAGGAGTTGTgttccagacccctccccagccttgttgtccttctctggacacgctccagcccctccatgtccttcctaaattggtGGGCACAGAACTGCTCACAGCACTCGatgtgctgcccaagcagtgctgagtgcaggggaagaatccctgccctgctcctgctggccacaccattcctgatccaaaccaggagccattggccttcttggccacctgggcactctgctgcctcatgtccagcctgctgtccatcagtccctgcaggtccctttctgcctggctgctgtccagctattctgtccccagcctgtagtgctgcaggggttgttgtggccaaagtgcaggacctggcacttggacttgttaaacctcaccttgttggGTTTGGCCCCTGCATCTATCCTGTCCaggagccctgctcccagcatgaGCCCAGTTGCTGCCCCTGTGTCCTTCCAGTTTCCTTGTCACTCCCAGGATGATCCTGGTCACTTCCCCTCACTCCTGGCAGGATCCCTCCTCTTCCCAGTATGAGCCCAGGCACTCACAGTCATTCCCCGTTTTGCAATTTGTCCCCAACATtgtcccagttgctcccagttgctcccCCTTTCATCCAGTCTGTTCCCAGTTTAACCAGTTGCCCATAGTATAGTACCAGTACCTCCCAGTATGATGACAGTCTCTCCCAGCAGGACCCCAGTTACTCACACTTGCCcccagttgcccccagcatggtcccagttcccccagcacattcccagtgGCTCCCGGTGTGGTTCCAGTCACCACCTGCATGGTCTCAGGCACTCCCAGCATATCCCTGTTGCCCTGAACATACTCGTACTCATTGCCAGGCACTCCCAGTTACCTCAGTGTGGTTCAGCTGCCCCCAGTTTTATCCCAGTCACTGCCAGGACATCCCAGTTGTCACCAGCATGCATCCTGTCATTCCCAGttgttcccagttcctcccagtgtgTGCGCAGTCAGCTCCCAACATGGGCCTGGTAGGTACCAGTAACCCCAGTCAGGGTCTATTGACACCCACTATAGTCCCAGTaggatcccagtcactcccagtatgatgccaGTGGCCCCCAGTgggatcccagttgctccctcTCAATGCCAGCAGGACCCCAGTAGTGTCCAGTATGATCCTCATGACTCCCAATCTCTCCCAGTATACcccagttgcccccagcatgCTCCCAGTCACTGCCACTTCCTCCCAGTTGCCTTCAGCCTGATTCCAGttgcccacagcccctcccagtcaatcccagtatgattccagtcaCCCACAGTGTGATCC contains:
- the LOC132085997 gene encoding olfactory receptor 14I1-like, with protein sequence MSNSSSIRHFLLLALADTRQLQLLHFCLLLGISLAALLANGLIISAIACGHHLHTPMFFFLLNLALSDLGSICTTVPKAMHNSLWDTRDISYSGCAAQLFFFMFFIGAEYFLLTIMCYDRYVSICKPLHYGTLLGSRACAHMAAAAWASAFLNALLHTANTFSLPLCHGNVLGQFFCEIPHILKLSCSQSCLRELGLLAVTVFLVFGCFVFIVFSYVQIFRAVLRIPSEQGRHKAFSTCLPHLAVVSLFVSTGIFASLKPPSMSSPSLDVAVTLLYSVVPPALNPLIYSLRNQELKAAVWRLMTRQCKKH